From Fibrobacter sp. UWB16, the proteins below share one genomic window:
- a CDS encoding alpha/beta hydrolase encodes MDNYVYRNFTRESLGKAYDNTSAVKNSSEILEGFNARSAEISKQFQDTMNLHYGMDSRERIDYFSCGKKDAPLFIFIHGGYWQMRCKDTFRFLAKGPIAQGFDVASVGYPLAPSASIGEIVASIRNALYFLRCHSDVLGFDNSRIYVSGWSAGAHLAVSVLDEPGVCGALAISGIYDLKPISQCFLNDKLQLTENEILLYSPLRRPFVKKPIAVVVGANELPELRRQSAEFAMHRAEEDIPGSFNLLSNHNHFTILEELENPEGSLTQLLVQLIKY; translated from the coding sequence ATGGACAACTACGTTTATCGAAACTTCACTAGGGAATCGCTTGGTAAAGCCTACGACAACACCAGTGCTGTTAAGAATAGTTCTGAAATTTTGGAAGGCTTCAATGCTCGTAGCGCAGAAATTTCAAAGCAGTTCCAGGATACCATGAATTTGCATTATGGCATGGATTCTAGGGAACGTATCGATTACTTTAGTTGTGGTAAGAAAGATGCTCCGCTTTTTATCTTTATTCATGGCGGGTATTGGCAAATGCGCTGCAAGGATACTTTCCGCTTTTTAGCGAAGGGGCCTATTGCTCAAGGATTCGATGTGGCTAGTGTCGGATACCCGCTTGCTCCGAGCGCAAGTATTGGTGAGATTGTTGCCAGTATCCGTAATGCCCTCTATTTTTTGCGCTGTCATAGTGATGTCCTTGGCTTTGACAATTCTCGTATTTATGTGTCGGGCTGGTCGGCTGGGGCTCATCTTGCCGTAAGCGTACTTGATGAACCCGGCGTATGCGGGGCGCTTGCCATCAGCGGTATTTATGACTTGAAACCTATTTCGCAATGCTTTTTGAACGATAAACTTCAGCTTACCGAGAATGAGATTCTCTTGTACAGTCCGCTCCGTAGGCCGTTTGTCAAAAAGCCGATTGCCGTAGTTGTTGGTGCAAATGAACTTCCGGAACTTCGTAGGCAAAGTGCCGAATTTGCGATGCACCGCGCCGAAGAAGATATTCCTGGTTCGTTCAATTTGCTTTCGAACCATAACCATTTTACGATCCTCGAGGAACTTGAAAATCCCGAAGGATCCCTGACGCAACTTCTTGTACAATTGATTAAATACTAA
- the uca gene encoding urea carboxylase produces MFNKVLVANRGEIACRIIRTLKEMGVKSVAVYSDPDETAAHVLMADEAVRIGPAPAKDSYLNVPAILEAIKSTGAEAVHPGYGFLSENADFAKTLEDNGIAFIGPTPKHLIEFGLKHRSKELAQEFDVPLVPGSGLLESLDDAIAHSKEIGYPVMLKSTAGGGGIGMSICHSEKELVESFDRIKRLSENNFKNAGLFVEKYVERGRHVEVQVFGDGEGNAVVLGERDCSVQRRNQKVIEETPAPCLPEKTREALHEAALRLAQGVAYRSAGTVEFIYDAPSDRFYFLEVNTRLQVEHGVTETVYDVDLVRWMIELAAGNRPFEIGAKFVPHGHAMEFRVYAEDPGKNFRPSSGLLTEVNFPEGIRVDTWVSRGTEVSAFYDPLLAKVIVAGSDREDNIEKAKKALAEVKLYGFETNIKLLRDVLEMPDFVSGKVSTWILNDYKYRDRIFEVLAPGLQTTIQDYPGRLKYWDVGIPPSGPMDNYSFRLANKIVGNAENAAGIEMTHSGCTLAFHTDAVIAFTGGDFPATVNNMPCLKNTPVEVHDGDVLKFGVSKAGQRCYLAIRGGIDVPDYLGSKSTFTLGGFGGHGGRALTAGDILHIGNDASGETVIPAATALPSIGTEWEIGVMYGPHGAPDYLTAEDIQEFFAATWEVHYNSSRTGIRLIGPQPKWARPDGGEAGLHPSNLHDNAYAVGTVDFTGDMPIILGVDGPSLGGFACPVTIVSAELWKMGQLRSGDKVRFIPLSVEDAEKIRIAREEMLAAPDKVSKPVPALVSAPVTSPIISEYNTDSEMEHIVVRADGDDNVLVEFGPAIIDLRLRFTAHAWMLAVKERFADVLIDVTPGIRSIQIHYDIKKIRQKDVLERLWDLAEHLRKNKLTKVPTRTIYLPLSWDDPQTRVAIEKYVTTVRPGAPWCCPNNIEFIRRVNGLDSIDDVKRIVFDADYLVMGLGDVYLGAPVATPLDPRHRLVTTKYNPARTWTPENAVGIGGAYMCVYGMEGPGGYQFVGRTVQMWNRFKKTSDFPLPYLLRFFDQIRYYEVNADTLLQMRKDFIAGKFHVTVENSSFDIEEYEKFLKDNATSISAFEEKRTKAFEEEKERWIANGQFTFESHSAESAPEAEITLAEGEDGVYSPVAGSLWKLIVAKPGTSVKEGDTLAIIESMKTEIPVIATCGGIVSQIFVKESSEVRAGQCLASVKS; encoded by the coding sequence ATGTTCAACAAAGTGCTTGTAGCAAACCGTGGCGAAATCGCTTGTCGCATTATTCGTACCCTGAAAGAGATGGGAGTAAAATCTGTTGCCGTTTATTCTGATCCGGATGAAACCGCAGCTCATGTATTGATGGCTGATGAAGCTGTTCGTATTGGCCCTGCTCCTGCCAAGGACAGTTACCTCAATGTCCCGGCCATTTTGGAAGCCATTAAGTCGACTGGTGCCGAAGCGGTCCACCCTGGTTACGGTTTCTTGAGCGAAAACGCAGATTTTGCAAAGACTCTAGAAGATAATGGAATTGCTTTTATCGGGCCGACTCCGAAGCACCTCATTGAATTTGGCCTGAAACACCGTAGCAAGGAACTTGCACAGGAATTTGATGTTCCGCTTGTTCCCGGTTCAGGTCTTTTGGAAAGCTTGGATGATGCTATTGCGCATTCCAAGGAAATCGGCTATCCGGTAATGCTCAAGAGTACCGCAGGCGGTGGTGGTATTGGCATGAGCATTTGCCACAGCGAAAAGGAACTCGTTGAAAGCTTTGACCGCATCAAGAGACTGAGTGAAAACAACTTCAAGAATGCGGGCCTCTTTGTCGAAAAGTATGTAGAACGTGGTCGTCATGTCGAAGTACAGGTCTTTGGCGATGGCGAAGGGAATGCTGTTGTGCTTGGTGAACGTGATTGCTCTGTGCAACGCCGTAACCAGAAGGTCATTGAAGAAACGCCTGCGCCTTGCTTGCCCGAAAAGACTCGCGAAGCGCTGCATGAGGCTGCTTTGCGACTTGCGCAGGGTGTTGCTTACCGTTCTGCCGGTACGGTCGAATTTATATACGACGCACCGAGCGACCGATTCTATTTCCTCGAAGTCAATACGCGTTTGCAAGTTGAACACGGTGTCACCGAAACGGTTTATGATGTTGATTTGGTGCGCTGGATGATTGAACTTGCGGCTGGAAATCGTCCCTTTGAAATTGGCGCAAAGTTTGTGCCGCATGGGCATGCCATGGAATTCCGCGTTTACGCCGAAGATCCGGGAAAGAATTTCCGCCCGAGCAGTGGTCTTTTGACGGAAGTAAACTTCCCGGAAGGCATCCGCGTTGATACATGGGTTTCTCGTGGCACGGAGGTCAGCGCATTTTACGATCCGCTTTTGGCAAAGGTCATTGTCGCGGGCAGTGACCGTGAAGATAATATCGAAAAGGCAAAGAAGGCTCTCGCCGAAGTCAAACTTTATGGCTTTGAAACGAACATCAAGCTTTTGCGCGATGTGCTTGAAATGCCGGATTTTGTATCGGGAAAGGTTTCGACTTGGATCTTGAACGATTACAAATATCGTGACAGGATTTTTGAAGTTCTCGCTCCGGGCTTGCAGACGACAATTCAGGATTATCCGGGTCGCTTAAAGTATTGGGATGTGGGCATTCCTCCTAGCGGTCCTATGGATAATTACAGCTTTAGGCTTGCGAACAAGATTGTCGGTAATGCCGAAAATGCGGCGGGAATCGAAATGACTCATTCGGGATGTACGCTTGCGTTCCATACGGATGCCGTGATTGCATTTACGGGTGGTGATTTCCCGGCGACTGTAAACAATATGCCGTGCCTGAAGAATACGCCTGTCGAAGTTCACGATGGGGATGTTCTCAAGTTCGGAGTTTCTAAGGCTGGACAACGCTGCTATTTGGCGATTCGCGGTGGTATTGATGTTCCTGATTATTTAGGTAGTAAGTCGACATTTACACTGGGCGGCTTTGGTGGCCACGGTGGACGTGCTTTGACTGCAGGAGATATCCTCCACATTGGAAACGATGCTTCTGGTGAAACGGTTATTCCGGCGGCAACGGCGCTTCCGTCGATTGGGACCGAATGGGAAATTGGTGTGATGTATGGCCCGCATGGCGCTCCGGATTACTTGACTGCCGAAGACATTCAAGAATTCTTTGCAGCAACGTGGGAAGTGCATTACAACTCTTCTAGAACGGGTATTCGCTTGATCGGTCCGCAGCCCAAGTGGGCAAGACCCGATGGTGGCGAAGCGGGACTCCATCCCTCGAATTTGCACGATAATGCGTATGCCGTAGGAACTGTGGACTTTACGGGTGATATGCCGATTATCTTGGGCGTTGATGGCCCGAGCCTTGGTGGTTTTGCTTGCCCGGTGACGATTGTTTCTGCAGAACTATGGAAAATGGGACAGTTGCGCAGTGGCGACAAGGTTCGCTTTATTCCGCTTTCTGTAGAAGATGCTGAAAAGATTCGAATTGCACGCGAAGAAATGCTTGCTGCTCCAGATAAGGTATCGAAACCGGTTCCGGCGCTTGTCTCCGCTCCAGTAACGTCTCCAATTATTTCGGAATACAACACTGATTCTGAAATGGAACATATTGTTGTTCGTGCCGACGGCGATGATAACGTGCTTGTCGAATTTGGCCCGGCGATTATCGATTTGCGTCTCCGCTTTACGGCTCACGCATGGATGCTCGCTGTTAAGGAACGTTTTGCGGATGTCCTCATTGATGTTACTCCGGGTATTCGCTCTATACAAATTCACTACGATATCAAAAAGATTCGTCAGAAGGATGTTTTGGAACGCCTCTGGGATTTGGCAGAACACCTGAGAAAGAACAAGCTGACGAAGGTCCCGACAAGAACCATTTATCTCCCGCTTTCGTGGGATGACCCGCAGACTCGTGTTGCCATCGAAAAGTATGTGACGACGGTTAGACCGGGCGCTCCTTGGTGCTGCCCCAACAATATTGAATTCATTCGCCGAGTCAATGGCCTTGATTCCATTGATGATGTCAAGCGGATTGTGTTTGATGCGGACTATCTCGTGATGGGTCTTGGGGATGTTTACCTTGGTGCTCCTGTGGCAACTCCGCTCGATCCGAGGCATCGTCTGGTTACGACCAAGTACAACCCGGCTCGTACATGGACGCCTGAAAATGCGGTGGGCATTGGTGGCGCTTACATGTGCGTTTATGGAATGGAAGGTCCGGGCGGTTATCAATTTGTCGGCCGTACGGTGCAAATGTGGAACCGCTTTAAAAAGACGAGTGATTTCCCGTTGCCGTATCTGTTGCGGTTCTTCGACCAGATTCGCTATTATGAAGTGAATGCGGATACGCTTTTGCAAATGCGAAAGGACTTTATCGCAGGCAAATTCCATGTCACTGTAGAGAACAGTTCCTTCGATATCGAGGAATACGAAAAGTTCTTGAAGGACAATGCGACATCTATTTCTGCATTCGAAGAAAAGCGAACCAAGGCTTTCGAAGAAGAAAAGGAACGCTGGATTGCAAATGGCCAGTTCACATTTGAAAGTCACAGCGCAGAGTCTGCTCCTGAAGCCGAAATTACGCTAGCCGAAGGAGAAGATGGCGTTTACAGCCCTGTTGCTGGCTCTCTTTGGAAGCTGATTGTCGCAAAGCCGGGAACATCGGTAAAGGAAGGTGATACTCTCGCCATCATTGAAAGTATGAAGACCGAAATTCCTGTGATTGCAACATGCGGAGGCATTGTGTCGCAGATTTTTGTGAAGGAATCCTCTGAAGTTAGAGCTGGGCAGTGCCTAGCATCCGTGAAATCATAA
- a CDS encoding acyltransferase, translating into MNNGQVRIGWIDEFKGFVLLLVCLFHIEQNFPNAHLGMWHLSALRMSAFFFISGFLFSTKRFTNFKSYFTHKTRVLLVPYLYLSFLFLAIDPVVYNFALYPKAPTMMVVNTIPDINNTWQYIYWNIAKIFIAGKSSVGAGPLWFVFTLYSVSLLFYLLHEMSKKQVNPKLFFAVMAIEGLLGGWLLNENHIHLPLGIERDLTILFFFGCGYLCKEPIKKIHNAISASAAHAAKNTAIVVAIGIASFVAYGFLESPSPNFSIMNNDLGKSLPKFVASSITGIIGLIATFLLASKIPNIAPIRIFKGILRNISRNALVILAVHWWIVLILRLFFRPQINQPGIAYIAIPIVASGTIAAIPLFRCKLHRLLGKEKISVKESLCIRE; encoded by the coding sequence ATGAACAACGGGCAGGTAAGAATCGGGTGGATTGACGAATTCAAGGGATTCGTTCTTTTGCTCGTTTGCCTGTTCCACATTGAGCAGAATTTCCCGAACGCGCACCTTGGAATGTGGCATTTAAGCGCACTGCGCATGTCGGCATTTTTCTTTATTTCGGGATTTCTTTTTAGCACAAAACGCTTTACCAATTTCAAAAGTTACTTTACCCATAAAACGCGCGTTCTGTTAGTACCCTACCTTTACCTTTCGTTCCTATTTTTAGCCATTGACCCGGTCGTTTACAACTTCGCGCTCTACCCAAAAGCCCCCACAATGATGGTCGTGAATACCATTCCCGACATCAACAACACATGGCAATACATCTATTGGAACATTGCTAAAATTTTCATCGCCGGGAAGTCCTCGGTCGGAGCGGGCCCGCTGTGGTTTGTGTTCACTCTTTATTCCGTCAGCTTGCTATTTTACCTGCTTCATGAGATGTCCAAAAAGCAAGTCAACCCCAAACTGTTTTTCGCCGTTATGGCAATAGAAGGGCTCCTTGGCGGTTGGCTCCTGAACGAGAATCACATTCACTTGCCGCTAGGCATTGAACGCGACCTCACGATTTTATTCTTCTTCGGCTGCGGATATCTTTGCAAGGAACCCATCAAAAAAATCCACAACGCCATTTCTGCGAGCGCCGCTCACGCCGCAAAAAACACAGCTATCGTTGTCGCCATCGGAATTGCAAGTTTTGTCGCCTACGGATTTTTGGAATCGCCGAGCCCGAATTTCAGCATCATGAATAACGATTTGGGCAAGAGCCTCCCGAAATTTGTCGCAAGTTCCATCACAGGCATTATCGGCCTTATCGCCACGTTCCTGCTTGCGAGCAAGATTCCAAACATTGCCCCCATCCGCATTTTCAAGGGAATCCTCCGCAATATTTCCCGCAATGCGCTCGTAATTCTTGCAGTTCACTGGTGGATTGTCCTGATATTGCGACTCTTTTTCAGACCGCAAATCAACCAACCGGGAATCGCCTACATCGCCATCCCGATTGTCGCGTCGGGCACCATCGCCGCCATTCCGCTTTTCCGATGCAAACTCCACCGCCTACTCGGCAAAGAAAAAATCAGCGTAAAAGAAAGCCTCTGCATTAGGGAATAA
- a CDS encoding MBL fold metallo-hydrolase, whose protein sequence is MEIKQFVFNPFGVNCYILSNSKGEAILIDPSVSNAREQAALTDYLKSENLKVVRVLNTHLHLDHVLGNAFAERTFGIKAEAHKDDTFLLDAQKEQSQMFGLPCNDLAPALGNYLSDGDIVEIAEIRLQVIHVAGHSPGGLAFFCENPGKVNGQDNVPPLLFPGDIIFAGSRGRSDLYGGDEFALVSGIKSKLLTLPAETIVFPGHGPSTTIGNEKGWY, encoded by the coding sequence ATGGAAATAAAGCAATTTGTATTCAATCCGTTCGGAGTGAACTGCTACATCCTGAGCAACAGCAAGGGCGAAGCCATTTTAATTGACCCAAGCGTGAGCAATGCCCGCGAACAAGCGGCACTCACCGATTACCTCAAGAGTGAAAATCTCAAAGTCGTACGCGTTTTGAATACGCATTTGCACTTGGATCATGTTCTCGGGAACGCATTTGCAGAGCGCACTTTTGGCATCAAGGCCGAAGCGCACAAAGACGACACTTTCCTTCTCGATGCGCAAAAAGAACAGAGCCAAATGTTCGGCCTCCCGTGCAACGATTTAGCCCCCGCGTTGGGCAATTATCTGAGCGATGGCGACATCGTCGAAATTGCAGAAATCCGTCTGCAAGTGATTCACGTCGCTGGGCATTCCCCGGGCGGTCTCGCCTTCTTCTGCGAAAATCCGGGCAAAGTCAACGGACAAGATAACGTCCCACCACTCCTTTTCCCGGGCGACATCATTTTCGCGGGAAGCCGCGGTCGCAGCGACCTCTACGGCGGTGACGAATTCGCCCTCGTGAGCGGCATCAAGTCGAAGCTCCTTACGCTCCCGGCAGAAACCATCGTATTTCCCGGCCACGGACCAAGCACAACCATTGGCAACGAAAAGGGATGGTACTAA
- a CDS encoding sugar MFS transporter, giving the protein MFLLVVIYVAFIGLGLPDTILGAAWPLMHLDLKTPISAAGILSIIASLGTIVSSLCTPKFLRILGTGKLVAYSIALTAIASVGYGNADSFNVLCLWAIPMGIGAGAVDVAMNNFAAIYLESKHTNWLHASWGIGATLGPSLLSFSIMIGSGWRGAYEYVAASLTAIFVLILISLPLWKKTEARGGLSENVTIPASSENVKVASPGNAPRTAAPSDNNANNAPHISIREALRVPGMKLSFLTFFFYSALEISTSLWCGTYLIACGFKPEIGAFIVSLMFASVMIGRIASGFFAIKFTDHRLIYAGIAIVSVGCLILSIPLPLNLQPACICLLGLGCAPVYPSLIHATPARFGESLSSQAISIQLAGSYIGSILMPPAFGLVAAKFTVHLWPISLSIFVGLLLLCVCLLDYVTHKKLNKSYARERVIDILHTVSMETLKRERRIQRRLRNRQKKR; this is encoded by the coding sequence ATTTTCCTCCTCGTTGTCATATACGTTGCATTTATTGGGCTAGGTCTCCCCGACACCATTCTTGGGGCGGCTTGGCCCTTAATGCATTTAGACCTTAAAACGCCGATTTCTGCGGCGGGCATCCTTTCCATTATCGCATCGCTCGGGACAATCGTCTCTAGCCTCTGCACACCAAAATTTCTTCGCATTTTAGGCACAGGAAAGCTTGTCGCCTACAGCATTGCGCTGACCGCAATCGCCTCTGTCGGTTACGGAAATGCGGATTCGTTCAACGTCCTTTGCCTTTGGGCGATCCCGATGGGCATTGGCGCAGGCGCCGTCGATGTAGCGATGAACAACTTCGCCGCCATTTATCTGGAATCCAAGCACACGAACTGGTTGCATGCAAGCTGGGGCATCGGAGCAACGCTTGGGCCATCGCTTCTTTCGTTCTCGATTATGATCGGCAGCGGTTGGCGTGGAGCATACGAATATGTCGCCGCAAGCCTCACCGCAATTTTCGTGTTGATTCTTATTTCGCTCCCGCTGTGGAAAAAAACAGAAGCGCGTGGAGGGCTCTCAGAAAACGTCACCATCCCGGCGAGTTCTGAAAATGTGAAAGTCGCGAGCCCAGGAAACGCGCCGAGAACTGCCGCGCCCTCCGACAACAACGCAAATAATGCGCCGCACATCAGCATTCGCGAGGCGCTCCGCGTCCCGGGAATGAAGCTTTCGTTCCTCACGTTCTTCTTTTATTCGGCACTCGAAATTTCGACTAGTCTTTGGTGCGGCACCTACCTCATCGCTTGCGGATTCAAACCCGAAATCGGAGCATTCATCGTTTCGCTCATGTTTGCATCCGTGATGATTGGCCGCATTGCAAGCGGATTTTTTGCAATCAAGTTTACCGACCATCGCCTGATTTACGCTGGAATCGCCATCGTCTCTGTGGGTTGCCTCATCCTTTCAATCCCGCTCCCGCTGAACTTGCAGCCCGCCTGCATTTGCCTGCTCGGCCTCGGTTGCGCACCCGTGTACCCGTCACTAATCCATGCAACCCCTGCGCGTTTCGGCGAATCGCTTTCGAGTCAAGCGATTAGCATCCAGCTCGCCGGTTCCTACATCGGTTCAATCTTGATGCCGCCCGCATTTGGTCTCGTTGCAGCTAAATTCACCGTCCATCTTTGGCCGATTTCACTCTCGATTTTTGTCGGATTGTTACTTTTATGCGTGTGTTTGCTGGACTACGTAACGCACAAAAAACTGAACAAGTCTTACGCCCGCGAACGCGTCATTGACATTCTCCACACGGTTTCGATGGAAACTCTCAAACGGGAACGTCGCATACAACGTCGTTTACGCAATCGCCAAAAGAAACGTTAA
- the cysS gene encoding cysteine--tRNA ligase — MALQFYNTASRKKELFTLPEGVPAVRMYCCGPTVYHFAHIGNLRTYIFEDFLVRTLNYYGYKVNHIVNITDVGHLTSDGDTGDDKMEKGAAREGKSVWDIAKFYTDAFMADWHRLNIQEPTRWTRATDHIQEQIDLVKTLEEKGFTYRTSDGIYFDSLKFPRYADFARLDVENLRKGSRIDMGEKHNATDFALWKFSPKDKKRAMEWDSPWGVGFPGWHIECSAMAMKYNGPTLDIHCGGTDHIRVHHTNEIAQSECANGVQFSRFWMHGEFLRTASEEKLEDGTTEQKFGKMSKSSGEFLTVTLLMERGFNPLDYRYFALGSHYRNYLNFTWEALTGAKEAFKSLHKKTDPLIGKATAITSEAAKAFQQEFKDAIGDDLNMPRALGIMNTMLKSDIDDGEKAALVADFDKIFGLKLDQPREEYAKKGANDNIDTAKIEALIAARKEARANKNWAESDRIRDELAAMNIVIKDSKEGTTWSVKE; from the coding sequence ATGGCACTTCAATTCTACAACACCGCATCACGCAAGAAAGAACTGTTCACTCTTCCCGAAGGCGTTCCCGCCGTGCGTATGTACTGTTGTGGTCCAACGGTGTACCACTTTGCCCACATCGGCAACCTCCGCACTTACATTTTTGAAGATTTCCTCGTCCGCACGCTCAACTACTACGGCTACAAGGTCAACCACATCGTGAATATCACCGACGTGGGCCACCTCACTAGCGATGGCGACACCGGCGACGATAAAATGGAAAAGGGCGCAGCCCGCGAAGGCAAGTCCGTCTGGGACATCGCAAAGTTCTACACCGACGCATTCATGGCCGACTGGCACCGCCTCAACATCCAGGAACCGACCCGCTGGACGCGCGCCACAGACCACATCCAGGAACAGATTGACTTGGTGAAGACGCTCGAAGAAAAGGGTTTCACCTACCGCACTTCGGACGGCATCTACTTCGACAGCCTCAAGTTCCCGCGCTATGCCGACTTTGCACGCCTCGACGTGGAAAACCTCCGCAAGGGTAGCCGCATCGACATGGGCGAAAAGCACAACGCCACGGACTTTGCCCTTTGGAAGTTCAGTCCGAAGGACAAGAAGCGCGCCATGGAATGGGACAGCCCGTGGGGCGTTGGTTTCCCGGGTTGGCACATCGAATGCTCTGCCATGGCCATGAAGTACAACGGCCCGACGCTCGACATCCACTGCGGTGGTACAGACCACATCCGCGTGCACCACACGAACGAAATCGCCCAGAGCGAATGCGCCAACGGCGTTCAGTTCAGCCGCTTCTGGATGCACGGTGAATTCCTCCGCACTGCAAGCGAAGAAAAGCTTGAAGACGGCACGACCGAACAGAAGTTCGGCAAGATGAGTAAGTCCTCGGGCGAATTCTTGACCGTCACGCTCCTCATGGAACGCGGATTCAACCCGCTCGACTACCGCTACTTTGCACTCGGCAGCCACTACCGCAACTACCTGAACTTCACTTGGGAAGCCCTCACCGGCGCCAAGGAAGCCTTCAAGAGCTTGCACAAGAAGACGGACCCGCTGATTGGCAAGGCAACCGCTATTACCAGCGAAGCTGCCAAGGCATTCCAGCAGGAATTCAAGGACGCTATCGGTGACGACCTCAACATGCCGCGCGCACTCGGCATCATGAACACGATGCTCAAGAGCGACATCGATGACGGTGAAAAGGCTGCACTCGTGGCTGACTTCGACAAGATCTTTGGTCTCAAGCTCGACCAGCCGCGTGAAGAATACGCCAAGAAGGGCGCAAACGACAACATCGATACCGCTAAGATCGAAGCTTTGATCGCAGCCCGCAAGGAAGCACGCGCCAACAAGAACTGGGCCGAAAGCGACCGCATCCGCGATGAACTTGCCGCGATGAACATCGTGATCAAGGACTCTAAGGAAGGCACGACCTGGAGCGTGAAGGAATAA